One Oceanicoccus sagamiensis genomic region harbors:
- a CDS encoding GDP-mannose 4,6-dehydratase translates to MSNMIDFSNKRVLIIGGLGFIGSNLAKRLVELGSHVKIVDSMLSQYGGNLANIAGFEDSIEVNFSDIRDAHSLAYLVRDIDIIYSMAGQTSHIESMRDPYTDLEINCTSQLTILECCRKFNPEVEIIYASTRQLYGRPQYLPVDEKHPIAPVDVNGINKYAGEMYYQLYHQVYGMKCTSLRLTNTYGPRQHLKDDKQGFVGIFVRLALQGQPITIFGDGKQRRDFNYVDDVVEAFLVSTGNKNLWGNAYNLGHTDKHSLTEFVELLSKHADFESDQIPFPDDRKAIDIGDYYADFSLFQSITGWAPKTSLEEGLEKTIAYFSKCGESYF, encoded by the coding sequence ATGAGTAACATGATAGACTTTTCAAACAAGCGTGTGCTTATTATAGGCGGGCTGGGCTTTATTGGGAGTAACCTCGCAAAACGTCTGGTTGAACTTGGTTCACACGTAAAAATTGTAGATTCTATGCTAAGTCAATACGGCGGCAACTTAGCTAATATAGCCGGCTTTGAGGATTCAATAGAGGTAAACTTTTCTGATATTCGTGATGCTCATAGCCTTGCCTATTTAGTGAGAGATATAGACATCATTTATAGTATGGCCGGACAAACAAGCCATATAGAAAGTATGCGAGACCCCTATACCGACCTTGAAATAAATTGCACCAGTCAACTTACAATTTTAGAGTGCTGTCGCAAGTTCAACCCGGAAGTTGAAATCATTTACGCAAGCACAAGACAGCTCTATGGTCGCCCGCAATACCTGCCCGTCGACGAGAAGCATCCTATTGCCCCTGTCGATGTCAACGGCATTAATAAATATGCAGGCGAGATGTACTATCAGCTCTACCATCAAGTCTATGGCATGAAATGCACTTCTCTACGCTTAACAAACACCTATGGCCCAAGGCAGCATTTAAAAGATGACAAACAAGGTTTTGTAGGAATCTTTGTACGCTTGGCGCTACAAGGCCAACCCATCACCATTTTTGGTGACGGCAAACAGCGACGAGACTTTAATTATGTCGATGATGTAGTTGAGGCGTTTTTGGTTAGCACCGGGAATAAGAACCTATGGGGCAATGCTTACAATCTGGGGCATACAGATAAGCACTCCCTAACAGAATTTGTTGAGCTTTTATCCAAGCATGCTGACTTTGAGAGTGACCAAATACCTTTTCCTGATGATCGCAAGGCAATTGATATTGGTGACTACTACGCTGACTTTAGTTTGTTTCAGTCTATTACGGGGTGGGCACCTAAAACCTCGCTAGAAGAAGGCCTGGAAAAAACGATAGCTTATTTCTCAAAATGTGGAGAGAGTTACTTTTAA
- a CDS encoding class I SAM-dependent methyltransferase, translated as MSTSKSPNSIDIPENYYDQHDDTSRCLLCESPTYKLHFKVKHFGFPFSFYRCEGCKIIKQSPMPNQQFFEWFFNSDLFFSAKGSSSDEIWGFYDYFKDEKSRLITSARRYKKLAKLLDWGSPKSIMKIGPSTGTFLHAANQAGHTVRGCDVSNNFAQYALDNYDITIDQGRFEKMNYAPEQYDALLLLNVVENVPNLNEFFEAIQQSIKIGGHFIVNHVEMKNNMIERFQKDKYFIYRPPICYAFEGDTLDKLMAKHGFQFKTKIRDVRYLHLEKITTLLRWKWALKLSKLLGISRLHFPIWAYPSWISVYTRVE; from the coding sequence GTGAGCACATCCAAATCGCCAAACTCTATAGATATCCCTGAAAATTATTATGATCAGCATGATGACACCAGCCGCTGTTTATTATGTGAAAGCCCAACATATAAATTACACTTCAAAGTTAAACATTTTGGCTTTCCATTTAGTTTTTATCGCTGTGAAGGCTGTAAGATAATAAAGCAATCACCCATGCCAAATCAGCAATTTTTTGAGTGGTTTTTTAATTCTGATTTATTTTTCAGTGCTAAGGGCTCCTCAAGTGATGAAATATGGGGGTTTTACGACTATTTCAAAGATGAGAAAAGCCGCCTAATAACGTCGGCCAGACGATACAAAAAACTAGCCAAGCTATTAGACTGGGGCTCGCCAAAGTCAATAATGAAAATTGGGCCCTCGACGGGGACATTCCTCCATGCGGCCAATCAAGCTGGACACACCGTTAGGGGCTGCGATGTTTCCAACAATTTCGCTCAGTATGCATTAGATAACTATGATATTACTATCGACCAGGGCCGATTCGAAAAAATGAACTACGCCCCGGAACAATATGACGCACTGCTATTGTTAAATGTGGTAGAGAACGTGCCTAACCTAAATGAATTTTTTGAGGCTATACAACAATCTATAAAAATTGGCGGCCACTTTATTGTCAATCATGTTGAAATGAAAAATAACATGATTGAGCGCTTTCAAAAAGACAAGTACTTTATCTACCGTCCGCCAATATGTTATGCCTTTGAAGGTGACACTCTAGACAAATTAATGGCTAAACATGGATTTCAATTCAAAACCAAAATCCGCGATGTACGCTACTTGCACTTGGAAAAAATCACTACACTACTTAGATGGAAGTGGGCATTAAAGCTAAGCAAGCTGTTAGGTATTTCTCGACTTCACTTTCCAATCTGGGCATATCCGTCATGGATTTCGGTGTACACTCGAGTTGAGTGA
- a CDS encoding lysylphosphatidylglycerol synthase transmembrane domain-containing protein, whose product MLKIFIKLLPWCVSFGSLIYIINYFPFSESILGLSSVSLPFFILAMLITSINFFIRGVRWRLFLNGGSTMQLTAYGAIGLALNAVLPGKIGEITRVILASKLPGSSTGRATMSILIERFLDLIVLVTLVWLAFWYIGFSDSQLGQELIKTADFLLVLCVVLFGGIALVSNKKMNQYISTLVDRVFVKMRKIAIFLTRLIKDAGEISENISYRNSIYGLVITFVVWLIVAFSIQLVAIATPGINCSFSAALAIASITTLASALPSAPGAWGVYEAAGVLIATKVTEYNNLSAVGTFILCSHLVQYLPVLIAGVISWLMTKKTPSHTGL is encoded by the coding sequence ATGTTAAAAATATTTATAAAACTGCTCCCTTGGTGTGTTAGCTTTGGGAGCCTGATTTACATCATTAATTATTTTCCATTTTCAGAAAGTATTTTGGGCCTTAGTTCTGTATCGCTGCCCTTTTTTATACTGGCAATGCTGATTACCAGTATTAACTTTTTTATCCGAGGTGTTCGTTGGCGGCTTTTTCTGAATGGTGGCTCGACAATGCAGTTAACAGCATATGGTGCTATCGGCTTGGCATTGAATGCGGTTTTGCCAGGAAAAATCGGAGAGATAACCCGTGTAATTCTAGCCTCTAAGTTGCCAGGCTCAAGTACGGGACGAGCTACGATGTCCATTCTCATTGAAAGGTTCCTTGATTTAATTGTTTTAGTAACTTTGGTGTGGTTGGCCTTTTGGTACATTGGCTTTAGCGATAGCCAACTTGGCCAGGAACTTATAAAAACAGCAGACTTTTTACTTGTTTTATGTGTCGTGCTGTTCGGCGGAATTGCGCTAGTCTCTAATAAAAAAATGAATCAATATATATCAACATTAGTCGATCGTGTATTTGTAAAAATGCGGAAAATTGCAATTTTTCTTACTCGCTTGATCAAAGATGCGGGAGAAATTTCTGAAAATATTTCTTATAGAAACAGTATTTATGGACTTGTTATAACCTTTGTTGTCTGGCTTATTGTTGCGTTTTCAATACAGCTTGTTGCCATCGCTACTCCAGGTATAAACTGTAGTTTTTCTGCTGCTTTGGCAATTGCTTCCATAACAACCCTTGCATCAGCATTACCCTCTGCACCAGGTGCATGGGGAGTTTATGAAGCCGCCGGCGTGCTAATTGCTACTAAAGTTACGGAGTATAATAATCTCAGTGCGGTAGGCACTTTTATTCTTTGCTCACACTTAGTTCAATATTTGCCGGTATTAATTGCTGGAGTCATCTCATGGTTGATGACCAAAAAGACGCCATCTCATACCGGTTTATAG